A single region of the Thermodesulfatator indicus DSM 15286 genome encodes:
- a CDS encoding arsenate reductase ArsC translates to MKRILFVCTENACRSQMAEALANHFFAQEVKAFSAGIRPTKVNPLAKKVLEEVGINTGGLRSKSLSEFSLKDFDLIVTLCDSAAEECPFLPEANIIHWPFPDPAKEKDISTFRKVRDMIKAALPEIILKARS, encoded by the coding sequence ATGAAACGTATTCTTTTTGTATGTACGGAAAATGCCTGCCGCTCTCAAATGGCCGAGGCCTTGGCTAACCACTTTTTTGCCCAAGAAGTTAAGGCCTTTTCAGCAGGAATAAGGCCCACCAAAGTTAACCCCCTTGCTAAAAAGGTTTTAGAAGAAGTAGGCATAAATACAGGTGGCCTAAGAAGTAAATCTTTGTCTGAATTTTCACTAAAGGATTTTGATTTGATAGTAACCCTTTGTGACTCTGCGGCGGAGGAGTGCCCCTTTTTGCCCGAAGCAAATATTATTCACTGGCCATTTCCTGATCCCGCCAAAGAAAAAGATATTAGCACTTTCAGAAAAGTAAGAGATATGATAAAGGCGGCTCTTCCTGAAATAATTTTAAAAGCTAGGTCTTAA
- a CDS encoding radical SAM protein, whose product MLRQASLFEKAPAIKIKPDFRERLSLLSRDSRFDLAGSCAKDALGQGRKRGPLGRWLYPVVLPNGRRMTLFRTLLSNQCYSDCAYCPLRQERDFPRLSLKPEEIAEAFISLWRRKIVHGLFLSSAIFAHPDQVMEKFIAVARILREKEGFGGYIHLKVIPGASEAAIEAAAKLANALSLNIEASAPKRLACLSRTKKFEKIWQGLSQIKKLKENFSFSQTTQFIVGAAGETDAEIIWQTEKLYRQLKLNRVYFSAYQPGLGREDLPGEHLARQNNFFLREHRLYQVDFLLRKYGFSAREIPLKDGFLPLEKDPKELWAESNPQFFPVDVNRASYRELLRVPGIGPTIARRILEARKEGRLKDISSFFPNNKLFRKAFPYIKT is encoded by the coding sequence ATGCTTAGGCAGGCCTCTCTTTTTGAAAAAGCTCCCGCCATAAAAATCAAGCCTGATTTTCGTGAGCGTTTAAGCCTCCTATCTCGAGATTCACGTTTTGATTTAGCAGGCTCATGTGCCAAAGATGCCTTGGGACAGGGACGTAAAAGAGGGCCTTTGGGCCGCTGGCTATATCCTGTGGTTTTGCCAAACGGCCGGCGTATGACCCTTTTTAGAACTTTACTTTCTAATCAATGTTATAGTGATTGTGCCTATTGTCCTTTACGCCAGGAAAGAGACTTCCCTCGGCTTTCGTTAAAACCTGAGGAAATAGCCGAGGCCTTTATATCCCTGTGGCGACGGAAAATCGTCCATGGTTTATTCCTGAGTTCAGCTATTTTTGCCCATCCTGACCAGGTAATGGAAAAGTTTATCGCCGTAGCACGCATCTTAAGAGAAAAAGAAGGTTTTGGCGGTTATATCCATTTAAAAGTTATTCCCGGGGCCAGTGAAGCAGCCATTGAAGCGGCAGCTAAGCTGGCTAATGCCCTATCTTTAAACATAGAAGCTTCGGCGCCCAAAAGGCTTGCCTGTCTTTCTCGGACTAAAAAGTTTGAAAAAATTTGGCAGGGTTTAAGCCAAATTAAGAAGCTAAAAGAAAACTTTTCTTTTTCTCAAACCACCCAGTTTATCGTAGGAGCTGCCGGAGAAACCGATGCGGAAATAATATGGCAAACAGAAAAACTTTACCGCCAGTTAAAGTTAAACCGTGTTTATTTTTCGGCTTATCAACCGGGGTTAGGTAGAGAAGACCTTCCAGGAGAACATCTAGCCCGTCAAAACAACTTTTTTCTACGAGAACATCGTCTATATCAAGTTGACTTTTTACTTCGTAAATACGGTTTTTCTGCTAGAGAAATTCCTTTAAAAGACGGCTTTTTACCCCTTGAAAAAGACCCAAAAGAACTCTGGGCAGAAAGTAATCCTCAATTTTTCCCGGTGGACGTAAACAGAGCTTCTTACAGAGAACTTTTAAGGGTGCCAGGCATAGGGCCTACCATTGCCAGGCGCATTTTAGAAGCCCGCAAAGAAGGACGACTGAAAGACATTAGTTCTTTCTTTCCTAATAACAAACTTTTTAGAAAAGCCTTCCCTTACATTAAGACCTAG
- a CDS encoding phosphatase PAP2 family protein, producing the protein MINIESFYPNLSIFYLVQSLHTPELDLFFKSFVILGKGWILLPVLVLVFFKFRKHIGTFLLAILLETLIVILIKNVFPQPRPGSLLDNFKPLLPLYHCSFPSGDVALVFVIIAFFYRKVNKLGQVVLLAYSFLVGIERIYLGVHFPLDVLAGAIIGISSFFIARKIQLKPIAFLPLKLKPF; encoded by the coding sequence ATGATAAATATTGAAAGTTTTTATCCTAACCTGTCAATATTTTATTTAGTTCAGAGTTTACATACTCCTGAACTGGACTTGTTTTTTAAAAGCTTTGTGATTCTCGGAAAGGGTTGGATACTTTTACCGGTTTTAGTATTGGTATTTTTTAAGTTTCGAAAACACATAGGAACTTTTTTATTGGCTATATTGTTAGAAACTTTAATAGTTATCTTGATAAAAAATGTTTTTCCTCAACCTAGGCCAGGAAGCTTACTAGACAATTTTAAACCCCTCCTCCCTCTTTATCATTGTTCCTTTCCTTCAGGAGACGTGGCCCTTGTTTTTGTAATAATTGCCTTTTTTTATCGCAAGGTTAATAAATTAGGTCAAGTAGTTTTATTAGCTTATAGTTTTTTAGTGGGTATAGAAAGGATTTATTTAGGGGTACATTTTCCTTTAGATGTTTTAGCAGGGGCTATTATTGGTATATCTAGCTTTTTTATAGCTAGGAAGATTCAATTGAAACCCATTGCTTTCCTTCCTCTCAAACTCAAACCATTTTAG
- a CDS encoding nuclease-related domain-containing protein, with protein MIIKRKDSRENDIKKLRKLLSYNISPKQRFLIEREIRAIQKGEQGERDAAYYIDFHYGKSKNWMVIHDLRIEHRGRVAQIDHLLINRIFEIYVLESKNFSYGLRITPSGDFEVYYKGKYFGIPSPIEQNKRHIEVLCELIRDNDLMPKRLGISLKPKFFNYILISPSSIIKRPNNKKFDTSQIIKADQIKKVIENNLDNANNPLFILNISSTETIFNFAQKLVRFHKPVQINWAEKFGITEKQKITEEQKRTKNRYFCAKCRKSISEKEAKFCWNNKERFKGKAYCFNCQQTFNKR; from the coding sequence ATGATTATCAAAAGAAAAGATTCTAGAGAGAATGATATAAAAAAGCTAAGAAAATTGTTAAGTTATAACATTTCTCCCAAGCAAAGATTTCTTATAGAACGGGAAATAAGAGCTATTCAAAAAGGTGAACAAGGAGAAAGAGATGCAGCTTATTATATAGACTTTCATTATGGAAAATCCAAAAATTGGATGGTTATTCATGACTTAAGAATTGAACACAGAGGCCGAGTGGCTCAGATTGATCATTTATTAATTAACAGAATTTTTGAAATTTATGTATTAGAATCCAAAAACTTCTCTTATGGGCTAAGAATAACCCCTTCTGGAGACTTTGAAGTTTATTATAAAGGCAAGTATTTTGGCATCCCTTCTCCTATTGAACAAAATAAAAGACACATAGAAGTATTATGCGAATTAATTCGAGATAATGATTTAATGCCCAAACGTTTAGGAATAAGCCTCAAACCAAAATTTTTTAATTACATTTTAATTTCTCCTAGTTCTATCATTAAACGGCCTAATAATAAGAAATTTGATACTTCACAAATTATTAAAGCCGACCAAATTAAAAAAGTAATAGAAAATAATTTAGATAATGCAAATAATCCTTTATTTATTTTAAATATTAGCTCAACAGAAACTATTTTTAACTTTGCTCAAAAATTAGTAAGATTTCATAAACCAGTCCAAATAAACTGGGCAGAAAAATTCGGCATAACAGAAAAACAAAAAATAACAGAAGAACAAAAAAGAACAAAAAATAGATATTTTTGTGCAAAATGTAGGAAATCTATTTCCGAAAAAGAAGCCAAATTTTGTTGGAATAACAAAGAACGCTTTAAAGGAAAGGCTTATTGTTTTAACTGCCAACAAACTTTTAATAAAAGATAA
- a CDS encoding GNAT family N-acetyltransferase yields the protein MKLRQGEPKDKSFISQAAYEFQKFGPYHEIIPRWFDDPWIKTYILEIERPVGFIMLGPMFNSFWQPYIDITAIFVAPEWQGKGLGTFMLKAAEKISRKEGYRYLRAHVGFENKKALALFKKANYVIKKKIDNYYPSGLGAYELRKDLRRKEEGNET from the coding sequence ATGAAACTGAGACAGGGAGAGCCCAAAGACAAGTCTTTTATCTCTCAGGCCGCCTATGAATTTCAAAAATTTGGCCCTTATCACGAAATTATTCCCCGCTGGTTTGATGACCCCTGGATAAAAACTTACATTCTGGAAATAGAAAGGCCTGTGGGGTTCATTATGCTTGGACCCATGTTTAATTCGTTTTGGCAGCCCTATATTGATATAACGGCTATTTTTGTAGCTCCCGAGTGGCAAGGCAAGGGCCTGGGTACTTTTATGCTTAAAGCTGCCGAAAAAATTTCCCGAAAAGAAGGTTATCGTTATTTGCGGGCTCATGTTGGGTTTGAAAATAAAAAAGCCCTGGCCCTCTTTAAAAAGGCAAATTATGTTATTAAAAAGAAGATTGATAACTATTATCCTTCTGGTCTAGGAGCGTACGAACTACGCAAAGACCTGAGGAGGAAAGAGGAAGGGAATGAAACCTAA
- a CDS encoding metal-dependent hydrolase, translating to MQITFLGHATFKIISPEGIRILIDPWLDNPVNPYKDDRGPYDLILITHAHGDHLGNILEVARSAATEVIAIHEIQQYLLAQGVPNVTGMNIGGSYRTKGITITMVQAIHSSSIQEGDHIIYGGDAAGFVVRLENGRTFYHAGDTGLFYDMKLIGELYQPEVAFLPIGDHYVMGPREAAKACELLKPKVVIPMHFGTFPLLTGTPEAFKKYLAEFAPEVFLKVLKPGETVEL from the coding sequence ATGCAAATAACTTTTTTAGGGCACGCTACCTTTAAGATAATAAGTCCTGAGGGAATTCGCATCCTTATTGACCCCTGGCTTGATAACCCGGTCAATCCCTATAAGGATGACCGTGGCCCCTACGACCTTATTCTCATCACCCACGCCCATGGGGATCACCTCGGCAACATTTTAGAAGTAGCCAGGTCAGCAGCTACAGAAGTTATCGCGATTCACGAGATTCAACAATATTTGCTTGCCCAGGGTGTTCCTAACGTAACCGGCATGAATATAGGCGGTTCATATCGCACCAAGGGTATCACCATTACCATGGTCCAGGCCATACACAGCTCTTCTATCCAAGAGGGGGACCACATAATTTACGGGGGAGACGCCGCTGGTTTTGTAGTGCGCCTGGAAAATGGCCGTACTTTTTACCACGCTGGAGATACTGGTCTTTTTTACGACATGAAGCTAATTGGTGAGTTATATCAGCCTGAAGTGGCTTTTCTACCTATAGGGGATCACTATGTTATGGGGCCACGAGAGGCGGCCAAAGCCTGTGAACTTTTAAAGCCAAAAGTAGTAATCCCCATGCACTTTGGCACTTTCCCTCTGCTTACCGGTACCCCTGAGGCCTTTAAAAAATACCTGGCAGAATTTGCGCCGGAGGTTTTCTTAAAAGTGCTCAAACCTGGTGAGACGGTAGAACTCTAA
- a CDS encoding molybdopterin-guanine dinucleotide biosynthesis protein B, giving the protein MPFAISFIGRHNSGKTTLAAQVAALLKAKGLKVGALKSSKEAGPRLEEGRQDTNLFWREGVEKVAFWGQNEGFLRFHVPEKNDFSFWYFVKRFFPEEDIVICEGFKSLRSLPKIEVVREDLPEEPLYKEGIPGLIAVVGDKKSPYRALPNDPEEIAEFILSIKPRPENNILLVDGRPVGLTRFVARALTETVRGFLRSLRGIKDPKVIELRLKLPEDKG; this is encoded by the coding sequence ATGCCTTTTGCCATATCTTTTATCGGCCGGCACAACAGCGGGAAGACTACGCTTGCCGCGCAGGTAGCGGCTCTGTTGAAAGCCAAAGGCCTAAAAGTCGGGGCCCTTAAGTCTTCTAAGGAAGCGGGGCCACGCTTAGAAGAAGGCCGCCAGGATACTAACCTTTTCTGGCGCGAGGGCGTTGAAAAAGTCGCCTTCTGGGGTCAAAATGAAGGTTTTTTACGCTTCCATGTGCCGGAGAAAAATGACTTTAGCTTCTGGTACTTTGTCAAGCGCTTTTTTCCCGAGGAAGACATCGTTATTTGTGAAGGCTTTAAAAGCCTAAGAAGTCTTCCCAAAATTGAAGTGGTAAGGGAAGATCTCCCTGAAGAGCCTCTTTACAAGGAAGGAATCCCCGGCCTCATTGCCGTGGTAGGCGATAAAAAAAGCCCTTACAGGGCTTTGCCAAATGACCCTGAGGAAATAGCCGAGTTTATTCTTTCTATTAAACCCCGACCGGAAAATAACATTTTACTGGTGGACGGAAGGCCTGTGGGGCTTACCCGTTTTGTGGCCAGGGCCTTGACTGAAACTGTAAGAGGCTTTCTCAGAAGCCTTCGCGGGATAAAGGACCCCAAAGTGATAGAGCTACGCCTTAAGCTCCCTGAGGACAAGGGCTAG
- a CDS encoding FAD-dependent thymidylate synthase produces MISVQDYYKRFLEETKPFFDSLVEKDKALFRDTLFLSFLGARICYASTRPLNLFAEKRFREREEFLSFLRRLKLSGHASVFAHSPVVVNESLSPEKMVRLSQVLFKAWWAHDGSVCLNLRHFAEVYEEKEFMEILEASYEKSHAWQEFQVFEIAYHEGKAEIVQRTTLGKLISQTFNEPEGIEARPQVFVIDVAPSETKPFGWLAVVAEGFSRLFSHQFVRHTWLNFNQRSHRYTQVDQFVFPPSFDDEARAIYTRQIEEGLHAYQNIVKRGVKKEDARFITPQGSSTTILATGPYFVWEDFVNKRNHPKAQWEIRRLAEGLALVLRELKA; encoded by the coding sequence ATGATTAGCGTGCAAGACTACTATAAACGCTTTTTAGAGGAAACGAAGCCTTTTTTTGATTCTTTGGTAGAAAAAGATAAGGCCCTTTTTCGGGATACTTTGTTTTTGAGTTTTTTAGGAGCGCGCATTTGTTACGCTTCAACGAGACCCTTAAATCTTTTTGCAGAAAAGCGCTTTCGGGAAAGAGAAGAATTTCTCTCTTTTTTGAGAAGGCTCAAGCTTTCTGGCCACGCCAGCGTCTTTGCCCACTCTCCCGTAGTGGTTAACGAAAGCTTGTCTCCTGAAAAAATGGTCCGCCTTTCTCAGGTGCTTTTTAAGGCCTGGTGGGCCCATGACGGCTCCGTGTGCTTGAATTTGCGCCACTTTGCTGAGGTCTATGAAGAAAAAGAATTTATGGAAATACTTGAGGCTTCATACGAAAAAAGCCATGCGTGGCAAGAATTTCAAGTTTTTGAAATAGCCTATCATGAAGGCAAGGCTGAAATTGTTCAAAGGACGACTTTAGGCAAGCTAATTTCTCAAACTTTTAACGAGCCAGAAGGCATAGAGGCCAGGCCTCAAGTCTTCGTGATAGACGTAGCCCCTTCAGAAACAAAGCCTTTTGGCTGGCTGGCCGTTGTAGCCGAAGGATTTAGCCGGCTTTTCTCCCATCAATTCGTGCGGCACACCTGGCTTAACTTTAACCAACGTTCGCATCGCTATACCCAAGTGGACCAGTTCGTATTTCCGCCTTCTTTTGACGATGAGGCTCGCGCTATTTACACCAGGCAGATTGAAGAGGGCCTTCACGCCTACCAGAACATCGTCAAAAGAGGAGTTAAAAAAGAAGACGCCCGTTTCATAACCCCGCAAGGGTCGTCCACTACCATTTTGGCTACCGGGCCTTACTTCGTGTGGGAAGATTTTGTAAACAAGCGTAATCATCCCAAGGCCCAGTGGGAAATTAGACGGCTGGCTGAAGGACTAGCCCTTGTCCTCAGGGAGCTTAAGGCGTAG
- a CDS encoding dUTP diphosphatase, with product MIKVFRKDPRARLPEKASPGAIGWDLFALEDTEIPPGEVSFIRTGLVIKAPSPYGMFIFPRSSLFRKKGLIFPHSAGIIDFDYCGEDDELKILALNLKDEPVLVSAGERIAQLLFMKVLTDGELEEVSEVPCPKSRGGFGSTGGYEK from the coding sequence ATGATAAAAGTCTTTCGCAAAGACCCGCGGGCGAGGCTGCCAGAGAAGGCCTCGCCTGGGGCCATTGGTTGGGATTTATTTGCCCTTGAAGACACCGAAATCCCTCCAGGTGAAGTTTCTTTTATTCGCACAGGCCTGGTTATCAAAGCGCCGTCGCCATACGGCATGTTTATCTTTCCCAGGTCTTCTCTTTTCCGCAAAAAAGGGCTGATTTTCCCCCACTCAGCCGGCATTATAGACTTTGATTATTGCGGCGAAGACGACGAGTTAAAAATTCTCGCCTTAAACTTAAAAGACGAGCCTGTTCTGGTTTCGGCTGGTGAGCGCATTGCCCAGCTCCTTTTTATGAAAGTGCTAACTGACGGAGAGTTAGAAGAGGTTTCAGAGGTTCCCTGCCCCAAATCAAGAGGGGGTTTTGGTAGCACTGGAGGATATGAAAAATGA
- a CDS encoding DUF505 family protein, translating into MIVTVKHFEMLKRLEQGGLEKLEELTAEDLEILLHLRLAGLITEEEESFALTRSGLLILESLRTAENVNNLNFSDLYENYRLVGSRIISMLQIAERAQGRTDFNQEINKELEERGLARDGRLQPWAQAILEAYRSATIEFFVTPELAKSILGLPVGPARKNFLEPIPENHIFQLEAQRLLTFTLPEGEYYAFTGVGSQLWAALRTGLVPEVSISVTTLRDIIENKKTEALETLGAIDPQGNLTVPGKHLLMAAKLFFEPITVNPSIDLSGWNISVLRAVKASPVKTREGIEEFLAAQDIRDPFKIKQSLYRLEGFRLIASEPDGSYTLTPYGEELLALEDLSPVYAQAVMAITVTRTENMPPDDQWIKTAEEQGVIGNGFPSQKGRLLAEIASNIDRLPVVTREEMLVMRGIPLWRGVSEEEILSFYPENKRPQVLHGLRKLLASGLVDLLPGGLYVLTPAGEKIKQGLSAVPNGVDFPLTPHVWYVLLALREIGRFSPKGRKIRVRKEDYDKLEEKVKNLAPEIIGSALETARLCRYISGLDVLETGVNLLEGLDLLKNLKTNWEEIRIYA; encoded by the coding sequence ATGATCGTAACGGTAAAACACTTTGAAATGCTAAAGCGGCTTGAGCAAGGAGGCCTTGAAAAGCTTGAGGAACTTACTGCGGAAGACCTGGAAATTCTCTTACATTTAAGGCTTGCCGGTTTAATTACCGAAGAAGAGGAAAGCTTTGCCCTTACCAGAAGCGGGCTTTTAATCCTTGAGTCTCTAAGAACCGCTGAAAATGTTAACAATCTCAACTTTTCAGACCTTTACGAAAACTATCGCCTGGTAGGCTCGCGTATCATCTCTATGCTTCAGATTGCCGAGCGGGCTCAAGGGCGCACGGATTTTAACCAGGAAATAAACAAAGAACTTGAAGAAAGGGGGCTGGCCAGAGACGGACGCTTACAGCCCTGGGCTCAGGCTATACTTGAGGCCTATCGTTCGGCAACTATTGAGTTTTTCGTGACTCCGGAATTGGCCAAAAGCATTCTGGGCCTGCCTGTGGGCCCGGCTCGTAAAAACTTCCTTGAGCCTATCCCTGAAAATCACATTTTTCAGCTTGAGGCCCAACGGCTCTTGACCTTTACCCTCCCTGAAGGAGAGTACTACGCGTTTACCGGGGTGGGCAGCCAGCTCTGGGCAGCCTTAAGAACCGGACTTGTGCCTGAAGTTTCCATTAGTGTAACTACTTTGCGAGACATCATTGAAAACAAAAAAACTGAAGCTCTGGAAACACTTGGAGCCATTGACCCTCAAGGCAATCTTACCGTGCCAGGCAAACACCTTTTGATGGCGGCCAAACTCTTCTTTGAGCCCATAACCGTAAATCCCTCCATTGACCTGAGTGGCTGGAATATATCGGTTTTAAGGGCCGTTAAGGCTTCACCGGTAAAGACTCGCGAAGGCATAGAAGAATTCCTGGCCGCGCAGGATATTCGTGACCCGTTTAAAATCAAGCAAAGCCTTTATCGCCTGGAAGGATTTCGCCTGATCGCCAGCGAGCCGGATGGCTCTTACACCTTGACTCCTTATGGAGAAGAGCTTTTGGCCCTTGAAGACTTGAGCCCGGTTTACGCCCAGGCGGTTATGGCTATCACCGTTACCCGCACAGAAAATATGCCTCCAGATGACCAATGGATAAAGACCGCTGAAGAACAAGGGGTCATTGGCAATGGCTTTCCCAGCCAGAAGGGAAGACTTTTGGCCGAAATTGCCTCTAACATTGACCGCCTACCAGTAGTTACCAGGGAAGAAATGCTCGTTATGCGCGGCATCCCTCTCTGGCGAGGAGTTAGCGAAGAAGAGATTCTAAGTTTTTACCCTGAAAACAAACGCCCCCAGGTCTTACACGGATTGCGCAAACTCCTGGCCTCAGGGCTTGTTGATCTTCTTCCTGGCGGGCTTTACGTGCTAACTCCGGCTGGTGAGAAAATAAAACAGGGGCTTTCCGCCGTGCCCAACGGTGTTGACTTTCCTTTAACCCCTCACGTTTGGTATGTGCTCCTGGCCTTAAGGGAAATTGGCCGCTTCTCTCCTAAAGGGCGCAAAATAAGGGTACGCAAAGAAGATTACGACAAGCTTGAAGAAAAAGTAAAAAATTTAGCCCCAGAAATTATTGGCTCTGCTCTTGAAACCGCGCGACTTTGCCGTTACATCTCAGGGTTAGACGTCTTAGAAACCGGGGTCAACTTGCTTGAAGGCCTTGACCTCTTAAAAAATCTTAAAACCAACTGGGAAGAGATAAGGATTTACGCATGA
- a CDS encoding endonuclease Q family protein: protein MIKLPPREKIYFADLHIHSRYSRATSKEMTIPTLARVAKEKGLEVVATGDFTHPDYLAELEEYLIPAPEDGLYVYKEDPESPRFILSAEVSNIFSQGDKKNRRVHTVILAPSLEIVREINKALAKFGNLSADGRPIFGFPVKDLVKLLRRISPDILIIPAHIWTPWYSLFGAFSGFDSIEECFEEEAEHIDALETGLSSDPAMNWRLSTLDRYALVSNSDAHSPSKLAREANAFFRPLGYQAMAQALRNDKLAFTVEFYPEEGKYHYDGHRNCGVLFSPEETMAHGGKCPVCGEPLTVGVMHRVVELADRPNGFKPEEKPPAVHLVPLQEIVAEALGKGVQSQIVARTYRQLLERAGSELDILLYKDLSELKSLFPERIVEGISRVREGRLYIKPGFDGVYGKIRIFEPDEEEQIAGPRQKSLFA, encoded by the coding sequence ATGATAAAACTTCCGCCGCGAGAAAAGATTTACTTTGCCGACTTACATATCCATAGCCGCTATTCTCGAGCCACCAGTAAAGAGATGACCATTCCCACTCTTGCCCGAGTGGCCAAAGAAAAGGGCCTAGAAGTAGTAGCCACCGGTGACTTTACCCATCCGGATTACCTGGCTGAGCTTGAAGAATACCTAATCCCGGCTCCAGAAGACGGCCTTTATGTGTATAAAGAAGACCCAGAAAGTCCTCGTTTTATTTTAAGCGCCGAGGTTTCTAATATTTTTTCGCAAGGGGATAAGAAAAATCGCCGTGTTCACACGGTGATTTTGGCCCCAAGCCTTGAGATAGTTCGCGAAATAAACAAAGCCCTGGCCAAGTTTGGCAATCTTTCCGCTGACGGCCGGCCGATTTTTGGTTTTCCGGTAAAAGACCTGGTAAAACTCCTTAGGCGCATTTCACCTGACATTTTGATTATACCGGCCCACATCTGGACGCCCTGGTACTCTCTTTTCGGAGCTTTCTCTGGCTTTGACTCCATTGAAGAATGTTTTGAGGAAGAAGCCGAACACATTGATGCCCTTGAAACCGGGCTCTCTTCTGACCCGGCCATGAACTGGCGTCTTTCCACCCTTGACCGCTACGCCCTGGTTTCAAACTCAGACGCCCATTCGCCAAGCAAACTGGCCCGCGAGGCCAATGCCTTTTTTAGACCCTTGGGCTATCAGGCCATGGCCCAGGCCCTCCGGAATGACAAGCTGGCCTTTACCGTTGAGTTTTATCCCGAAGAAGGGAAGTATCACTACGATGGCCATCGAAACTGTGGCGTGCTTTTCTCTCCAGAAGAGACCATGGCTCACGGTGGCAAGTGCCCTGTTTGTGGTGAGCCCCTAACTGTAGGCGTAATGCACAGGGTTGTGGAGTTAGCCGACCGCCCCAATGGTTTTAAGCCAGAAGAAAAGCCTCCGGCAGTACATCTCGTGCCCCTTCAGGAAATCGTAGCCGAAGCTCTTGGCAAGGGAGTGCAGAGCCAGATCGTGGCCAGGACTTACCGTCAACTGCTTGAACGGGCCGGAAGCGAACTTGATATCCTTCTTTATAAGGACCTTTCTGAATTAAAAAGCCTTTTTCCTGAACGGATTGTTGAAGGGATTTCCCGTGTAAGAGAGGGCCGTCTTTACATCAAACCGGGTTTTGACGGGGTTTACGGAAAGATTCGCATCTTTGAACCCGACGAAGAAGAACAAATAGCAGGTCCCCGCCAGAAAAGCCTCTTCGCTTGA